One genomic region from Candidatus Endomicrobiellum trichonymphae encodes:
- the aspS gene encoding aspartate--tRNA ligase, producing the protein MKRSGYCGDIRESSIGKEIAVCGWVHSRRDHGGVIFIDLRDREGILQIVFQPENKEIFEAAEKLRSEYVIAVKGWVRNRPFGTLNTNMSTGNVELVAVELKILNTSPGLPFEISDYIDTSEELRLKYRYLDLRRPNLQKNFVMRHKISKEIRNFLNEEGFLEIETPFLTKSTPEGARDFLVPSRLHHGNFFALPQSPQLFKQILMSAGFDKYYQIVRCFRDEDLRADRQPEFTQVDVEMSFVDEEDVMVVIERMLARVFKMALNLDIKMPFERMPYSEAMLRFGSDKPDTRFEVEIKDFSRELKNSGFSVFSSVISKGGIVRGLCIPKGASFSRSEIAGLTKFVGEYGAKGLAWMKITDTGADSNIVKYFKEYEIRVFISKLNAKSGDLIVFLADEEKTVAQGLGALRLKVGRESGLIDKNKFNFLWVVDFPLMEWDKEEQRWQALHHPFTLPKDADSLTKENAGRAKAKAYDVVLNGIELGGGSIRIHKSGIQKKIFNILDISDESAEKKFGFLLKALTYGAPPHGGAALGFDRLCALISGEDSIREVIAFPKTQKAVDPLSNAPAAVSDNHLKELGLQQIEN; encoded by the coding sequence ATGAAGAGAAGCGGTTATTGCGGTGATATAAGAGAAAGCAGTATAGGAAAAGAAATTGCTGTATGCGGATGGGTTCATTCGCGAAGAGATCACGGCGGTGTAATTTTCATTGATTTGAGAGATAGAGAAGGCATTTTGCAGATTGTCTTTCAACCTGAAAATAAAGAGATATTTGAAGCGGCGGAAAAACTTCGCAGCGAATACGTAATTGCTGTTAAGGGTTGGGTGAGAAACAGACCTTTCGGGACGCTGAATACGAATATGTCTACGGGAAATGTCGAGCTTGTAGCCGTAGAACTCAAAATTCTCAATACTTCTCCGGGACTTCCTTTTGAAATTTCAGATTATATCGATACTTCAGAAGAATTGAGATTGAAATATAGATATTTAGATTTGCGTCGTCCTAATTTACAGAAAAATTTTGTAATGCGCCATAAAATTTCAAAAGAAATAAGGAATTTTTTAAACGAAGAAGGGTTTTTAGAAATTGAAACGCCTTTTTTAACGAAATCCACTCCCGAAGGAGCAAGAGACTTTTTAGTACCGTCAAGACTTCATCACGGAAATTTTTTTGCCTTGCCGCAGTCTCCGCAGCTTTTTAAGCAGATTTTAATGTCCGCAGGTTTTGATAAGTATTATCAGATTGTAAGATGTTTCAGAGATGAAGATTTGCGTGCGGACAGACAGCCTGAATTTACACAGGTTGATGTTGAGATGTCATTTGTAGATGAAGAAGACGTAATGGTCGTTATAGAGAGAATGCTTGCAAGAGTTTTCAAAATGGCGTTAAATCTCGATATAAAAATGCCGTTTGAAAGAATGCCTTACTCGGAAGCGATGTTGAGATTTGGTTCTGACAAACCCGATACAAGATTTGAAGTGGAAATAAAAGATTTTTCGCGTGAGCTTAAAAACAGCGGGTTTAGCGTATTTTCATCTGTGATTTCAAAAGGTGGAATTGTACGGGGACTGTGTATTCCCAAAGGTGCAAGTTTTTCCCGCTCTGAAATCGCCGGACTTACAAAATTTGTAGGCGAATACGGAGCTAAAGGTTTGGCATGGATGAAAATTACAGATACTGGCGCGGACTCAAATATAGTGAAGTATTTCAAAGAATATGAAATAAGAGTTTTTATATCTAAACTTAATGCCAAGTCCGGTGATTTAATTGTTTTTCTTGCAGATGAAGAAAAAACAGTTGCTCAGGGATTGGGGGCGCTGAGGCTTAAAGTAGGCAGAGAATCCGGACTTATTGATAAAAATAAATTTAACTTTTTATGGGTTGTTGATTTTCCTCTTATGGAGTGGGATAAAGAAGAACAGAGATGGCAGGCGCTTCACCATCCTTTTACGTTGCCCAAAGACGCAGATTCTCTTACAAAAGAAAATGCAGGCAGAGCAAAGGCAAAAGCCTATGATGTTGTTTTAAACGGCATAGAGCTTGGTGGCGGTTCCATAAGAATACATAAAAGCGGCATTCAGAAAAAGATTTTTAATATTTTAGATATTTCAGATGAATCCGCAGAAAAAAAGTTTGGATTCTTGCTTAAAGCTTTAACTTACGGCGCTCCGCCGCACGGTGGTGCGGCATTGGGTTTTGACAGGCTTTGTGCTTTGATATCAGGGGAAGATTCAATAAGAGAGGTTATAGCTTTTCCTAAAACTCAAAAAGCGGTTGATCCTCTTTCAAATGCCCCAGCTGCAGTAAGCGATAACCACTTAAAAGAGCTTGGACTGCAACAGATTGAAAACTGA
- the lpxK gene encoding tetraacyldisaccharide 4'-kinase translates to MSRFLYPLSLIYSVLYKADRKFSILKKLSKPAISVGNLAWGGTGKTTFAIELLNLLVKNNLKPAVLTRGYRRRGRSSVILKNGAVGISASDSGDEPLLIAGNVPKACVIVGADRYNNALKHEREINPDIYVLDDGFQHWNIQRDLDIVCINAVNPFGNGMLMPAGILRERPAALKRAGFVIITNSAIWFQMQRLKN, encoded by the coding sequence ATGAGCAGGTTTTTGTATCCACTTTCTTTAATTTACTCTGTCTTGTATAAAGCAGATAGGAAATTTAGCATCTTGAAAAAACTTTCAAAACCCGCAATAAGCGTGGGCAATCTCGCATGGGGCGGTACAGGCAAGACGACGTTTGCGATTGAACTTTTAAATCTGCTTGTAAAAAATAATTTAAAGCCTGCTGTTTTAACGCGTGGATACCGCCGAAGAGGTAGATCTTCCGTTATATTAAAAAACGGTGCGGTCGGTATCAGCGCATCGGACAGTGGTGACGAGCCGCTTTTAATTGCGGGGAATGTTCCTAAAGCCTGTGTAATTGTTGGAGCTGACAGATATAACAATGCTTTAAAACACGAAAGAGAAATAAATCCTGATATATATGTTTTAGATGATGGGTTTCAACATTGGAATATTCAAAGGGATTTAGATATAGTCTGTATAAATGCGGTAAATCCTTTTGGCAATGGAATGCTTATGCCTGCAGGTATTTTAAGAGAAAGACCTGCAGCTTTAAAAAGAGCAGGATTTGTGATTATTACGAATTCCGCGATATGGTTTCAGATGCAGCGCTTGAAAAATTAG
- the recO gene encoding DNA repair protein RecO translates to MYYAIKGLVLNAKIQGENDKLITVYSYEWGKIQAVVPSAKKIAAKLSSATEPLTESEFMVFGSYPVLRPKVTGANIIENNTKIKVDFKRNLYALYAAEVSDKFAPFNFENIVKYNLIVRIWQILSICKYPKRALTAFILRFLKLSGYAFSDYLRNNKAFAGIGIEKSIERLSNCSGDNIDVLEEIEEEKIWNCVENYLTNYIRRPALSVFLEKIGE, encoded by the coding sequence ATGTACTATGCGATAAAGGGACTAGTTCTCAACGCAAAAATACAAGGCGAGAATGATAAACTCATAACTGTTTATTCTTATGAATGGGGAAAGATTCAGGCGGTTGTTCCAAGCGCCAAAAAAATTGCGGCAAAACTTTCCTCAGCGACCGAACCTTTAACAGAAAGCGAGTTTATGGTTTTTGGCAGTTATCCTGTCCTGAGACCTAAAGTTACTGGAGCAAACATAATTGAAAATAATACGAAAATAAAAGTGGATTTCAAAAGAAACTTATATGCTTTATATGCTGCAGAAGTAAGTGATAAATTTGCTCCTTTTAATTTTGAAAATATCGTGAAATATAATTTAATAGTAAGAATTTGGCAAATACTCAGTATCTGTAAATATCCGAAACGAGCGCTTACTGCATTTATTTTGCGTTTTTTAAAACTTTCTGGATACGCTTTTTCTGATTATTTAAGGAATAATAAGGCTTTTGCTGGCATAGGAATTGAAAAGAGTATAGAAAGACTTTCAAATTGTTCAGGAGATAATATTGATGTACTTGAAGAAATTGAAGAAGAAAAAATTTGGAACTGTGTTGAGAATTATCTTACAAATTACATACGACGACCCGCGTTGAGCGTTTTTTTGGAGAAAATCGGCGAATAA
- the mnmA gene encoding tRNA 2-thiouridine(34) synthase MnmA, giving the protein MKILIGLSGGVDSAVAAYLLKKQGYEVTGTTMSIWDNFLPAPKTKVNDSCLGPENENIETAHKIADFLTIPLYVTDCSGEYKKVVLENFRNEYKEGRTPNPCIRCNAYIKFGILPAAVKKTGLSFDKFATGHYANIRFDSSTNMYKLYKAADLNKDQTYFLYRLTQKTLSETIFPLGIYTKEQVRNIAKKIGLPSAEKPDSQDFYCGDYNDILQFPANPGNIVDKNGRVLGKHNGIWNYTIGKRKGLGLLGGTKDPLYVINISAKQNMVTIGTKEDLYSSSLTAKKVSWCSILPPKKTIEATAKIRRQHKPEKAFIIPQEDSSVKVEFAQPQMSVTAGQSIVFYKDDTVLGGGVII; this is encoded by the coding sequence ATGAAAATATTAATAGGGTTAAGCGGAGGCGTTGATTCTGCAGTTGCCGCTTATTTATTAAAAAAGCAGGGATATGAAGTGACCGGCACAACTATGTCTATATGGGACAATTTTCTGCCAGCACCGAAAACTAAAGTTAACGACTCTTGCCTTGGCCCTGAAAACGAAAATATTGAAACGGCGCATAAAATAGCTGATTTTCTTACAATTCCTTTATATGTAACAGACTGTAGCGGAGAATATAAAAAAGTTGTTCTAGAAAATTTCAGAAATGAATATAAAGAGGGACGTACGCCAAATCCCTGCATAAGGTGCAACGCTTATATTAAATTCGGCATTCTTCCCGCTGCCGTAAAAAAAACAGGACTTTCTTTTGACAAATTCGCTACAGGACACTATGCGAATATAAGATTTGATAGTTCTACTAACATGTATAAATTGTATAAAGCCGCCGATCTAAATAAAGATCAGACTTATTTTTTATACAGACTTACGCAAAAAACTCTTTCAGAAACTATTTTTCCGCTTGGCATTTACACAAAAGAGCAGGTGAGAAACATTGCAAAGAAAATAGGACTTCCGTCAGCTGAAAAACCCGATAGTCAGGATTTTTATTGTGGAGATTATAATGATATTTTACAGTTTCCAGCAAATCCGGGAAACATTGTGGATAAAAATGGCAGAGTTCTCGGAAAACATAATGGAATCTGGAACTATACTATAGGAAAACGTAAAGGACTAGGACTTTTGGGAGGAACAAAAGATCCATTGTATGTTATAAATATTTCAGCTAAACAAAATATGGTAACGATAGGCACAAAAGAAGATTTATATTCTTCATCGCTTACGGCTAAAAAAGTATCATGGTGTTCCATTTTGCCGCCAAAAAAAACTATTGAAGCAACTGCAAAAATCCGCCGACAGCACAAACCTGAAAAAGCATTTATTATTCCGCAAGAAGACAGCTCGGTAAAAGTTGAATTTGCCCAACCACAAATGTCTGTCACTGCAGGGCAAAGCATAGTATTTTATAAAGATGATACAGTTTTAGGTGGCGGAGTGATAATATAA
- a CDS encoding HD family phosphohydrolase: MPEYPVFTDSLKLNNFAVPLFGVTAKKRKLQKNKKTMNNPLEKIRFWIIDILIKSARKLEAKRPKNPVVRNPKSLFSKEIKIPVFISSGFTIIAIYCMFVMGFAVNCKTMLATSIFITGSAVFFIIYVKNREKIILKDRDTVVLICLLFIIAVLIFQILIEYISPFVSPVSAFALMSAMLLSPRFGTMHAVFLSLFMGFLNFMRFDIFFLMLCGSIIALADLHNIRRRSDFISTGIKIAVVNTAIISMFYFFGSYNILEFERNIFYGLLNSAFAVIILLVFMPLFEKLFSRTTSMKLIELSDFDNPLLKRLMLEAPGTYHHSVMTADIAEQAANVINDNSLLARVGAYYHDIGKLKNPQYFIENQTSGYNPHDELTPAMSNLILVSHVKDGVTLAKKYNVDNEIINIIGQHHGTTLIHTFYHRALEESPDIDIENFKYPGPKPATKIAAIVMISDSSEAACRSIEEPTAARIKDTVEKIINNKFIDGQFSNCPITLKDLETIRDSIISTIIGIYHIRIEYKE; encoded by the coding sequence TTGCCGGAGTATCCGGTTTTTACGGATTCTTTAAAGCTTAATAACTTTGCTGTTCCTCTTTTCGGAGTAACGGCAAAAAAAAGAAAACTGCAAAAAAATAAAAAAACTATGAATAATCCACTTGAAAAAATAAGGTTTTGGATAATAGACATTCTTATTAAGTCTGCAAGAAAACTTGAAGCAAAGCGACCTAAAAATCCAGTTGTAAGGAATCCCAAAAGTTTATTTTCAAAAGAAATTAAAATACCTGTCTTCATCTCGTCGGGTTTTACCATTATTGCAATTTATTGTATGTTTGTTATGGGTTTTGCAGTAAACTGTAAAACAATGCTTGCAACTTCCATTTTTATAACAGGAAGTGCAGTTTTCTTTATTATCTATGTTAAAAATAGGGAAAAAATAATATTAAAAGATAGGGATACTGTTGTTTTAATATGTCTGCTTTTTATCATTGCAGTGTTAATATTTCAAATTTTGATAGAATACATCTCGCCTTTTGTATCTCCAGTATCTGCATTTGCTCTTATGTCAGCAATGCTTTTATCTCCTAGATTCGGAACTATGCATGCGGTGTTTTTAAGTTTGTTCATGGGCTTTTTAAACTTTATGAGGTTTGATATTTTCTTTTTAATGCTTTGTGGCAGCATTATTGCTTTGGCGGATTTGCATAATATACGCAGAAGGTCGGATTTTATAAGCACGGGTATTAAAATTGCGGTTGTAAATACGGCAATAATATCAATGTTTTATTTTTTTGGAAGTTACAACATTTTAGAGTTTGAGCGTAATATTTTTTACGGATTATTAAACAGCGCATTTGCAGTTATTATTCTTCTCGTTTTTATGCCTCTGTTTGAAAAACTGTTTTCCAGAACTACAAGCATGAAATTAATTGAGCTTTCAGACTTTGACAACCCTTTGCTTAAAAGACTTATGCTTGAAGCTCCAGGCACATATCACCATTCAGTTATGACGGCAGATATTGCAGAACAGGCTGCTAATGTTATAAACGACAATTCTCTGCTTGCAAGGGTAGGCGCTTATTACCACGACATAGGAAAACTTAAAAACCCACAATATTTTATAGAAAATCAGACTTCTGGTTATAATCCGCACGATGAGTTGACTCCGGCGATGTCAAATTTGATTTTAGTTTCGCATGTCAAAGATGGCGTTACTTTGGCAAAAAAATATAACGTTGATAACGAAATTATTAACATTATCGGGCAGCATCACGGAACGACGTTGATACATACTTTTTATCACAGAGCGTTGGAAGAAAGCCCTGATATTGATATAGAGAATTTCAAATATCCGGGGCCGAAACCAGCTACAAAAATCGCCGCGATAGTGATGATATCCGATTCTTCAGAAGCTGCCTGCCGCAGCATCGAAGAACCGACTGCCGCAAGAATAAAAGATACCGTCGAAAAAATAATAAACAACAAATTTATTGACGGACAATTTTCAAACTGTCCCATAACTTTAAAAGATTTAGAAACTATAAGAGACAGTATAATTTCTACAATTATAGGCATTTACCATATAAGAATTGAATACAAAGAATGA
- a CDS encoding P-II family nitrogen regulator: protein MTISQVIGCGKQKDYKEFVCGTEIAITMLPKIKIEIIVSSEEWNDKSNSGSGL from the coding sequence GTGACTATTTCGCAGGTCATAGGATGCGGAAAACAAAAGGACTATAAAGAATTTGTGTGCGGAACTGAAATTGCCATAACTATGCTTCCAAAAATTAAGATTGAGATTATAGTCTCTTCCGAAGAATGGAACGATAAAAGCAATTCAGGAAGCGGCTTATAG
- the ybeY gene encoding rRNA maturation RNase YbeY encodes MKKDNNIINFVNFPKQHVPLLKIAAATVLKSEKIKRYQVNFIMVDDKEIRKLNTKYRKIKRITDVISFLVVPEFFMGDIYISKTRSQEQAKEYSNTWQQELAYLVIHGLLHLCGYTDYDAVNKIKMFAKQDKIFKCLFYRL; translated from the coding sequence ATGAAGAAAGATAATAATATTATAAATTTTGTCAATTTCCCTAAACAGCATGTGCCGCTGCTTAAAATAGCCGCTGCAACTGTTTTAAAATCGGAGAAAATAAAAAGATATCAGGTAAATTTTATAATGGTAGATGACAAAGAGATAAGGAAACTGAATACAAAGTATAGGAAAATAAAACGCATAACTGATGTCATATCTTTTTTGGTAGTTCCGGAGTTTTTTATGGGTGACATTTATATTTCAAAAACTCGTTCGCAAGAACAAGCGAAAGAATACTCTAATACCTGGCAGCAGGAGCTTGCGTATCTGGTAATACACGGGCTGCTACATCTTTGCGGATATACGGATTATGATGCCGTAAATAAGATAAAAATGTTTGCCAAACAGGATAAAATATTTAAATGTTTGTTTTATCGACTTTAA
- a CDS encoding glycosyltransferase — protein MISAEPPLVDIAKGMDCKVVKNRFEYFDRQRNFALSQCSYEWIVCLDSDERITPALKKEI, from the coding sequence ATGATTTCAGCGGAGCCGCCATTGGTAGATATTGCTAAAGGAATGGACTGTAAAGTTGTAAAAAATAGATTTGAATACTTCGACAGACAGAGAAATTTTGCTTTGTCACAATGTTCTTATGAATGGATTGTATGTCTTGACTCTGATGAAAGAATAACGCCTGCGTTAAAAAAAGAAATATAA
- a CDS encoding tetraacyldisaccharide 4'-kinase: MVSDAALEKLEKTGFVLSGQRSIITYYGGFKYKTPDLNTEFNIELLKKSNVYSLSAIGFAEGFRNSVKKSGIEVKDSIALRDHSEYDNNLLEKIINQNLQNSYFIVTAKDAVKFQNIDAYIYCGSCCKAAV, from the coding sequence ATGGTTTCAGATGCAGCGCTTGAAAAATTAGAAAAAACGGGGTTTGTTTTATCAGGTCAGAGATCTATTATAACTTATTACGGCGGATTTAAGTATAAAACTCCTGATTTAAATACGGAGTTTAATATTGAACTTTTGAAAAAATCCAATGTATACTCTTTAAGTGCTATAGGTTTTGCAGAAGGTTTTAGAAATTCTGTTAAGAAGTCTGGGATAGAGGTAAAAGACAGCATAGCTTTAAGAGATCATAGCGAATACGATAATAATCTGCTTGAGAAGATAATAAACCAAAACCTCCAAAATTCGTATTTTATTGTCACGGCAAAGGATGCGGTTAAATTTCAAAATATTGATGCGTATATATATTGCGGTTCTTGTTGTAAAGCTGCAGTTTAA
- a CDS encoding ammonium transporter gives MYLWQQLQSAALDLINVIGITVSPVCYFGIVLIKRIFKIDYALDAFGRHGIGGIWG, from the coding sequence ATGTATTTATGGCAACAGTTGCAATCTGCCGCTTTAGATTTAATTAACGTTATAGGCATAACCGTAAGTCCTGTCTGTTATTTTGGAATAGTACTTATCAAACGGATATTTAAGATTGACTATGCTTTAGATGCTTTTGGGCGACATGGCATCGGCGGTATATGGGGCTGA